The DNA window TTTGAAAAATCCGCAATTTTGAAACGTGTGGGATCAGTTTTATTGGCCGCTCCCATACTGGCAATGATTTTTATGTCACGACGATAACATTCTTCCATCAAATGGACTTTGTAAATCATTGTATCGGACGCATCGATCACGTAATCAGGAGTGTAACTAAAAAATTCTTCGCACGTTTCTTCCGTATAAAACATATGCAATGAAATTACTTTGCATTCTGTATTAATGTCAGCAATCCGAGTTTTCATAACCTCTGCTTTCGATTGTCCAACCGTTGATAAATTCGCAACAAGTTGACGATTGATATTGGTGATGTCTACATTGTCTTTATCAACGAGTATAATCGTACCCACGCCGCTCCGCGCACAAGCTTCTGCTGCAAACGATCCGACACCTCCGACGCCAAGTATCGCGACAGTCGCATTTTTTAATAAATTGATTCCTTCTTTTCCTACAGCTAATTCATTTCTGGAAAATTGGTGTAGCATTCCGTCACTGCCCTTCAAAGTTGATACGCATAATAGGGATTATACACATTAAAAATCCCTCCGACAATAAATTGTCAAAGGGATAAAAATGATTTTTTAATTAAGAATCCCAATCGTGCCGTCTTTGTTGGTGCGCATCGTTTGAACCCGCTGAAAGCAGGTGGGTGACCTCTTCACCACTTATAACTTCCCGTTAAGGCATGTTAGCCATGGTGA is part of the Planococcus kocurii genome and encodes:
- a CDS encoding tRNA threonylcarbamoyladenosine dehydratase, encoding MLHQFSRNELAVGKEGINLLKNATVAILGVGGVGSFAAEACARSGVGTIILVDKDNVDITNINRQLVANLSTVGQSKAEVMKTRIADINTECKVISLHMFYTEETCEEFFSYTPDYVIDASDTMIYKVHLMEECYRRDIKIIASMGAANKTDPTRFKIADFSKTHTDPLAKIIRKKLRKNGIYKGIPVIFSDESPIIVREDVVETVGKPDATIRKAQMPPSSNAFTPSTVGLIAASWVVNDITKSIPITRVRMN